A stretch of the Lactuca sativa cultivar Salinas chromosome 9, Lsat_Salinas_v11, whole genome shotgun sequence genome encodes the following:
- the LOC128129268 gene encoding UDP-glycosyltransferase 88B1-like — translation MANTFVGFEERAVDALREGKCIPNGPTLPIYFIGPLIVGGNHVDPSENECLKWLNSQPSKSVVFLCSWSQGVLKKEQLKEIAIGLEKSEQRFLWVVRDPPPDDKKTDSNSGGGKEVGLDAILPDGFKGRIGDKGMVVKNWAPQPAILSHESVGGFVSHCGWNSVLEAVVAGVPLVAWPLYAEQKMNRVYLVERIDTRETEILIQVRLRGKNI, via the coding sequence ATGGCAAACACCTTCGTGGGGTTTGAAGAAAGGGCTGTTGACGCGCTCCGGGAAGGTAAATGCATCCCCAACGGTCCAACTCTGCCTATTTATTTCATCGGACCTTTGATCGTCGGTGGCAATCATGTGGATCCTAGCGAAAACGAGTGCTTAAAATGGTTGAATTCACAACCGAGTAAAAGTGTAGTGTTTTTATGCTCTTGGAGTCAGGGTGTGTTGAAGAAGGAGCAGTTGAAGGAAATAGCTATTGGTTTAGAGAAAAGTGAGCAAAGATTCTTGTGGGTGGTTCGAGATCCGCCACCAGATGACAAAAAAACCGACTCGAATTCCGGTGGTGGTAAAGAAGTCGGTCTGGATGCGATTCTTCCTGACGGGTTTAAGGGCAGGATTGGGGATAAGGGGATGGTGGTGAAGAATTGGGCACCACAGCCGGCGATACTTAGTCATGAGTCGGTGGGTGGATTTGTGAGTCATTGTGGGTGGAACTCGGTGCTTGAAGCGGTGGTAGCTGGGGTGCCACTGGTGGCATGGCCATTGTATGCGGAACAGAAGATGAATCGGGTGTATTTGGTTGAGAGAATAGACACAAGAGAGACAGAGATATTGATTCAGGTACGATTGAGAGGTAAGAACATTTAA